One genomic region from Henningerozyma blattae CBS 6284 chromosome 2, complete genome encodes:
- the NOP58 gene encoding RNA-processing protein NOP58 (similar to Saccharomyces cerevisiae NOP58 (YOR310C); ancestral locus Anc_8.787) codes for MSYVLTETPAGYALLKASDKKIYKSSSLLQDLDTTDKVLKEFKIAAFSKFNSAANALEESTAIIEGKVSPQLEKLLDEIKKDKKTTLIVSETKLANAINKLGLNLNIVSDAVTLDIYRAVKEYLPDLLPGLSDSDLNKMSLGLAHSIGRHKLKFSADKVDVMIIQAIALLDDLDKELNTYAMRCKEWYGWHFPELAKIVTDSVAYARLILTMGIRSKASETDMSEILPEEIEERVKTAAEVSMGTEITPTDLDNIKALAEQIVEFASYREQLSNYLSSRMKAIAPNLTQLVGELVGARLIAHSGSLISLAKSPASTIQILGAEKALFRALKTKHDTPKYGLLYHASLVGQATGKNKGKIARVLAAKAAVSLRYDALAEDRDDAGDVGLEARTKVENRLSQLEGRDLRTTPKVVREAKKVEITEARAYNADADTIPAAEADSDDESEDESEEKKEKKDKKRKRDEDEDEEKEEKKKSKKEKKEKKEKKEKKEKKDKKEKKDKKEKKDKKDKKSKKEKK; via the coding sequence ATGTCCTACGTTTTAACTGAAACCCCAGCAGGTTATGCCTTATTAAAGGCTTCTGATAAGAAAATCTATAAATCCTCCAGTTTATTACAAGATTTAGATACTACTGACAAAGTTTTAAaggaatttaaaattgcaGCTTTCTCTAAATTTAACTCTGCTGCAAATGCCTTGGAAGAATCTACTGCCATCATTGAAGGTAAGGTTTCTCCTCAATTAGAGAAACTTttagatgaaattaaaaaagataagAAAACCACTTTGATTGTTTCTGAAACTAAATTAGCTAATgctattaataaattgggCTTAAACCTTAACATTGTTTCTGATGCTGTCACTTTAGATATCTATAGAGCTGTTAAGGAATACCTACCAGATTTGTTACCAGGTTTGAGTGATTCTGATTTAAACAAAATGTCCTTAGGTTTAGCCCATTCCATTGGTCGtcataaattaaaattctcTGCTGATAAAGTTGATGTCATGATTATTCAAGCCATTGCCTTATTAGACGACTTAGacaaagaattaaatacaTATGCTATGAGATGTAAGGAATGGTACGGGTGGCATTTCCCAGAATTGGCCAAAATCGTCACTGATTCTGTTGCATACGCTAGATTAATCTTAACCATGGGTATTAGATCTAAGGCTTCTGAAACTGATATGAGTGAAATTTTGccagaagaaattgaagaacGTGTTAAAACTGCCGCTGAAGTTTCTATGGGTACTGAAATTACTCCAACTGATTTAGATAACATTAAAGCTTTAGCTGAACAAATCGTTGAATTTGCTTCTTACAGAGAACAATTATCTAACTATCTATCTTCAAGAATGAAGGCTATCGCTCCAAACTTGACTCAATTAGTTGGTGAATTAGTTGGTGCTAGATTAATTGCTCATTCTGGTTCTTTAATCTCTTTAGCCAAATCACCAGCTTCTACTATCCAAATCTTAGGTGCTGAAAAAGCTTTATTCAGAGCTTTAAAGACTAAGCATGATACTCCAAAATATGGTTTATTATACCATGCTTCTTTAGTTGGCCAAGCTACTGGTAAAAATAAGGGTAAGATTGCTAGAGTTTTAGCTGCCAAGGCTGCCGTCTCCCTACGTTATGATGCTTTAGCTGAAGATAGAGATGATGCTGGTGATGTTGGTTTAGAAGCTAGAACTAAGGTAGAAAACAGATTGTCTCAATTAGAAGGTAGAGATCTAAGAACTACTCCAAAGGTTGTTCGTGAAGCTAAAAAGGTTGAAATAACCGAAGCTAGAGCTTATAACGCTGATGCTGATACTATTCCAGCAGCTGAAGCTGATTCTGACGATGAAAGTGAAGATGAATCTgaagaaaagaaggaaaagaaggataagaaaagaaagagagatgaagatgaagatgaagaaaaagaagaaaagaagaaatctaagaaagaaaagaaggaaAAGAAGGAAAAGAAGGAAAAGAAGGAAAAGAAAGACAAGAAGGAAAAGAAAGACAAGAAGGAAAAGAAGGATAAAAAGGATAAAAAATCcaagaaagaaaagaaataa
- the SNU66 gene encoding U4/U6-U5 snRNP complex subunit SNU66 (similar to Saccharomyces cerevisiae SNU66 (YOR308C); ancestral locus Anc_8.786): MAKDIIISIDETNELRKKLGLKLLDTSNSVDSRKSSSTNDHDNNSNSKIHNDDNDNATFSLKPTTDELNGNFKALSEEHYNKSTLIINRLKSLREKKLRLRQSESALADSNSATVDWLSNVGKTKHDKVKIHIGDERNMEDDNKDIGAVSDLPIMNVSHSISSLGNNKPTILTLKEKDILDYKSEEEADDIQDAMLENQDLIHEEDHLNKLKLRKLNQQRKRRFNLNVSSIDIAKEDDDKSVVKNSHSLIIGAKIDTLQNLSNESQLSDKDETKLKVNLSNMKDSDNNSDDNSDFKKIKIKKRKKMGNNMKNKMFKSSVNIPTKMQKVELVDEDVDIDDNQIDYIVGDARINRHKTLLKAKQRSLEDIEKDIFMEKLEKKQRVKDIESLRKRRTNTLTIDENTVFLETLESNILDNKSETDNEKENESAKLDSYNIPKDASKNLSIINSEPITKDETPTKSNIPNFHDGLASTLQFLQERNALPTKAKNTVKPDERLNELSKDFVASVDTTQEDYDKVRRNKMEIRNNIVKQVNDIQAVRLKDYNPEVILQYTDEDGNTLTTKEAYKQLSQKFHGTRSNDKKKAKLQARIEARKKNSNLKQLFGFEQ; encoded by the coding sequence ATGGCCAAAGATATCATTATATCTATTGATGAAACTAATGAACTGAGAAAAAAACTTGGATTAAAACTTTTAGATACTAGTAATAGTGTAGACTCTAGGAAGTCATCGTCTACAAACGATCATGACAACAATTCAAATAGCAAAATACATAACGATGATAACGATAATGCCACTTTTAGTTTGAAACCCACTACTGATGAGCTAAATGGAAATTTTAAGGCATTAAGCGAAGAGcattataataaatctacattaattataaatagGCTCAAATCTTTGAGAGAGAAGAAGCTACGTCTGAGACAATCAGAATCTGCATTGGCAGATTCAAATTCTGCAACTGTTGATTGGCTATCGAATGTAGGTAAAACAAAGCATgataaagtaaaaatacACATTGGAGATGAACGTAATATGGAAGATGATAATAAGGATATAGGTGCTGTCTCCGATCTACCTATAATGAATGTCTCCCATAGCATTTCCTCATTAGGGAATAATAAGCCAACCATATTGACCCTGAAAGAAAAGGACATATTAGACTATAAAAGTGAGGAAGAAGCTGACGATATTCAAGATGCTATGTTAGAAAATCAAGATTTAATCCATGAGGAAGACCATCTAAATAAACTAAAGTtgagaaaattaaatcaacaaagaaaaagacGTTTCAACTTAAATGTTTCAAGTATAGATATTGcaaaagaagatgatgataaatcTGTGGTGAAAAATTCACATTCTCTTATTATAGGTGCCAAAATTGATACTTTACAAAATTTATCCAACGAATCACAGCTATCGGATAAAGAtgaaacaaaattaaaggtaaatttatcaaatatgaaagattcagataataattcagatGATAATAgtgattttaaaaagatcaaaattaaaaaaagaaagaagatGGGTAATAACATGAAGAATAAAATGTTTAAATCGTCGGTAAATATACCCACCAAAATGCAAAAGGTTGAATTAGTTGACGAAGATGTGGATATAGACGATAATCAAATTGATTATATAGTTGGAGATGCTAGAATCAATAGACATAAAACTTTACTAAAAGCCAAGCAGCGGAGTTTAGAAGATATCGAGAAAGACATATTTatggaaaaattagaaaaaaagcAAAGAGTAAAAGATATAGAATCATTGAGGAAACGCAGGACTAATACTTTGACTATTGATGAGAATACAGTATTTCTAGAGACATTGGAATCGAATATACTTGATAACAAATCAGAAACTGATAATGAGAAAGAGAATGAATCTGCAAAGTTGGATAGTTACAATATTCCAAAAGATGCTagtaaaaatttatcaattattaattcagAGCCAATTACTAAAGATGAGACTCCTACAAAATctaatattccaaattttcATGATGGATTAGCTTCAACTCTACAATTCTTACAAGAACGGAATGCATTACCTACTAAAGCCAAAAATACTGTAAAGCCGGATGAAAGATTAAACGAGCTGTCAAAAGATTTTGTTGCGTCAGTTGACACGACACAAGAAGATTATGATAAAGTGCGGAGAAACAAGATggaaattagaaataatatagtTAAACAAGTGAACGATATTCAAGCCGTTAGATTGAAAGATTATAATCCTGAAGTAATCTTACAGTACACAGATGAAGATGGTAATACTTTAACAACCAAAGAAGCTTATAAGCAGTTATCACAGAAGTTTCATGGAACAAGGAGTAATGACAAAAAGAAAGCCAAATTGCAAGCTCGTATTGAGGctaggaaaaaaaattccaatcTGAAACAACTGTTCGGTTTTGAACAGTAA